The following nucleotide sequence is from Dehalococcoidia bacterium.
CGGGCCACGGGCAACATGTGGACATCTCCAAGCAAGAGGCGGCCATGGCCTACATGCGCCAGGAAGTCAGCGACTACGTCGCCACGGGCGAGGTCACCAACCGCGCCAACGCCGCGTCGTACCACCGTGACATAGCCCCCAGCAAGGACGGCTACATCACGATCCACTTCATCAACGACAAGGAGTGGGAAACCTTTGTGAAGCTGATGGGCAACCCTGAATGGACGAAGAGCGACAAGTTCAAAGACGTGCCAGGCCGCAAAGAAAACCATCGGGAGATGATGCGGCGCATAACCGAGTGGACACGCCTGCACACCAAGCTGGACATTTACGCCAGCGCTCAGGCCTTGCACTCCCCCACGGGCGTGTACCTCACGCCGGACGAGCTGCTCGCATCGCCCCAGTACGCTGCCCGCGACTTTTTCGTGGACATCACGGACCCCTCAGGGCGTGCATGGCGCGTGCCACGGGGTCCGTGCGAGTTCTCTGAGACCCCCTTTGCGGTCCGGCGGCCCGCGCCCCGCCTCGGAGAGCACAACGATGATATGTTGTGCGGCCAGCTTGGGGTCTCCCGAGAACAACTGACGGGCCTCCGGCGGACAGGAGTCGTCTAGATGCAAGGAAACGATCTTCACGCGCACCGCGCTTTGAGCGGGGTGCGCATAGCGGACTTCACATGGCTTGCGGCGGGGCCATACGGCACCCAGCTTCTCTCCTTTCTGGGCGCGGAGGTCATCCGCTTTGAGACTCGAAAGCGGCTGGACAGCTACCGTCGCACGTCATCGGCGCCCGGCGTCGAAGGACGCATGCGCGCTCTCCTCTTCAACGATGTGAACCTTAATAAGATGTCGCTGACCGTGGACCTCTCCACCCCTGAGGGCCTCGCGCTCGCCTTGGAGGTGGTCCGGATAAGCGACGTGGTCGCGGACAACTTCAGTCCCGGGGTGATGCAGCGGCTCGGCCTGGGCTATGAGCGCCTGCGCAGGATACGCCCAGACATCATCGTCATTTCCTCGTCGGCGTGCGGCTCCGCCGGCCCGGAGGCGCGGGTCGTGGGCTACGCGCCCACGTTCTCCGCCCTCGCGGGATGGGGACACCTCATGGGATTCCCGGACATGCCCCCCGCCGAGATAGGACGCGACACCGACCTGCGAGTTGGCTCCGCGGGCGCCTTCTCCGTTCTCGCCGCCCTGCACTATCGAGAGAGCACCGGCCGCGGCCAGTTCATTGACCTCTCCGCGCGCGAAGCGCTGACCTGCTCCATCGGCGACCTTCTTTTGGAGAGCCAGATGACGGGCAGGTCGCCCATGCGTCAGGCGAACCGAAAGCCCGGCATGGCCCCTCACGGCGTGTACCGTTGCAAGGGCGAGGACGCCTGGGTGACGATTGCGGTCGGCTCGGAGGAGGAGTGGGCGGCCCTGTGCGCGGCTACCGGACGTCCCCAGTGGAGAGACGACCCGCGCTTTCGTGATATCTACCTCCGGTGCAAGCACCAGGATGAGCTGGACGCTCTGATTGGAGAATGGACGCTCCCGCGGACGCCCGCCGAGGTGACGGACATTCTGCAGGGAGTCGGCGTCGCCGCGATGCCCTGCCCGACGAACCGCGACCTGCTGGCGGACAGGCACCAGCGCTTCCGCGGCAGCTTCTCAGACATACAGCATCCCGAGCTTGGCCCCATCACGGTGATGGGCGCTCCCTGGAAGTTCTCGGACACCCCCGTGCAGCCGCCCGCGCCATCGCCGCTCGTCGGCCAGCACACCGACTGGGTGCTCGCCAGCCTCCTCGGCCAAAGGCCCGCGGAGATCGCCCGGCTCACCGAGGCCAACGTGCTCTATTAGGCGGCACACAGTATGTCATTCTGGAAGAAACGTGTACCACCTACATCGCATTTGCCACCCGACATAGTGGTTCCGGAGGTTGATGAATGGCTTGAACGTTATAGTAGTTTAGCATAAGGCAGTGTCGTCGGTTCAAGTCCACTGGCATCGAGGTTATGGGTGTCCGGGAATGGGTAAACAAGCTAGACTGAGGCTGTCTAGCTTGGCCTTGCTGGGTGCGCCAGAATGAGTAAGGAAGTGTCGAACTGTAGCTGTAATTGGGTTGCCTGCTTGGACGAGCTCACCATGAGCGGTGTGACCCGCTCACCCTGAGCCTTTCGGCTTCGCTCAGGGCAGGCTCTATCGAAGGGAGACCGTGCGTTTTCTAAGACCCCTTGTGGCGCCGAGTCACCTGATAGACCTTCCCCAGCAATATCAGGACCGCTATAAGGAGGACTACCGCGACACCGGCCAGAATGGTCGTCAGAAGTTCCATCGTCTCCTCTTTCTTCGCCCGGCCAGTCGGGATTGGGTGTCGCGCAAGGCGGCTCGACCTTCGCCTCTACCAGCAGACAATCCCAATTATAGCAGCATTCCGCGGAAGCGAGGCTGACGGGGCTGCGGGAGAAAGCGCGGGGCACGCAGGAGAGGCTACGGGAGGTGGGGTAGGCTGATAAGTTGCACGTAGGGGAGGCTCCCAAATGGAGCCAGAACTGTCTTTATGACCAGTGGTCGGTCGCGCCGTTACGGTCCTACGGGGACAATCTGAACATCGTCTATGATGTGCCAATTAGCAGCGTCGCCTACGCCAGATGCAAAGCCCATACCGCCGTAGGTCTTGTCCAGAGGCCCGCTCCAGCGCAGAACAACCGCACCATCTATAGAAACCGCGATATTCTCATGCTGCACTAGCACAGTAGCCGTATGCCATTGGTTGTCATTTGTTCTGTTGTCTTGCACCGACACCACGTGATTTTTGGGATGGTCTTTTATTAGGGCCACCTCGTTCGGAGTCGGGTCGAATATTCCGCAGTCTCCACTGTTCTTCCACGTATCAAACTCTATACCGTAGCCCGGGACAGCAAGACAGTTCGCGTCCGCGAACCCCAGGCTTCCTCCCGTGCCCGGTGTGTAGTCTTTCTTCTTGTAGAACATGAACACCATACCGTCAGCGCCGCCACCGCCCCCGATACGATAACGGAAGCTGACCGTGAAGTCTGACCGGACATCCTGTTTCAGCCAGACTAGGCCGACCGTTTTGCGGCTGGTTGGCTGTGTCAGGACGACATAGGCATTTTGAAGATCACGATAGGCACTTCCTCCGTACAGCCAAAAACCGCTGTCCGAAGCAAAATTATCCTTCACTGGAGACAGCAATGCAGGAACCGGTGTTGGCGATGGGGGAGCGGGTGAGGGCACAGGAGTGGGCGACGGGACGGGAGTAGGTGAAGGCACGGGCGTTGGTGTCTTGGGCACAGGAGTGGGTGATGGCGCAGGAGTAGGTGTCTTGGGCACAGGAGTGGGCGACGGAGCGGAAGTAGGTGAAGGCACGGGCGTTGGTGCCTGTGGTATAGGAGTAGGCGAAGGCACAGTTGTCGGCGCAGGTGTTAGGGTTGCAGGAATGAATGATGCTGCCGCAAGCGGTGACGGATTTGCAGGAAATGGCGGGGTAGATGTAGAAAGAGGGTACTTAGGGGATGGCGTTGAGAAGGCGAAAACGGCGGCCCCCGTCGCTAATAAAATCACAAGGAGAATTCCTATCCATGGTAAAGCGCGCTGGCTGAGTTTTGCACCTTGTAAAACTTGCGGTGCCGGAATTGGTGAAGGTACAGGAGTAGGTGCCTCTGGACAGGCTCTAATGATAGTTAGTTTGTTAGGCTCTACTTCACTCTTTGGCCCTGGTACTGGGTTATTACATAGCAGGCATGCATATGAGTAAGATGTTCTATGAACTTCACAATAATTAGGGATATTTTCTGTCGTGGTATCCTTTGGTTCTGGGTCTGACTTGTCCTTATTAGCTTCAGCGTTTACTGATTGTTCCGTACTACTAGTTATTTTATTAAGCCAGTCATTAGTCTCTAAACTTACATTCCCTCTAATCCCCATACCAGATGGGTAGCTGCGGTCTATTTCAGCCTTTCTTTCTTCTATCTCTCTCTTATCTCTGTATGACCAGCCATCTCCAAAGCAGGATGGACATCGTATTATTCCTCCCTTTCCCTCCTTTAGCATTCTTAGGTCTTGGTCTTGTAGCTTGCTACCTAGTATTCTGGCTACTGTGCCTGTTCCCCCACAGGTAATACATTTTACTATGTTGACTTTGCCTGTGCCCTTACATCTAAAGCATCCCTTACCTTGGCAGAGCGGGCATTGGGTAATTCCCTCTTTCAACTTTTTGGATAATTCTTTGAATTCCGTGCAGCTTAAACAGGTGCAAGTTGACGGATGACTATCAACCTCTCGCTCGTCTTCCTGTTTTGGCATAATGCCTCCTCACTGGAGATAGGCAATGCACCTCTTGACCGCAAGAATCGCTTCCTGCGATTAGAAACGCAGATTTACTATAACCCTCAATAATGGTGTCGCTGCTACTATATCATCCTTGTCCACTCACGCAAAGCTCTTAGCATTTCCCACCCCTCCTGCCTCCCGCCGCAGACCGCGTCATTCCTACAACGTCGCTACGCCTAGCCTCACTGCCTTGTGAAAGCCCCACCGGGGCGCGTCCCATGCCCTCTATGGGCCCGCACCCCCGGCACCCTCCCGTCCCTGACGCGGCGCTAGCCGCAGCGCCAGCACAAACGACCTCGCGTAGAACGCAAACATCACGAGCGATACGATGCCGCCGCCGCGCGCTTCACGCCAGGCGGGCCGCGCTCATGGACGCACCCTCTGGAACAGGTACCAGTACGACGCCGCGCCGCGCTCCTCGCCTCCGCGGACCCAGACGGCGCGGAACTCGTCCCCCAGCGCGACCCGCGTCTCGTCGGGGGTCAGCCCGACCGGACGCCCGTTCATCTCGCGCGGGCCCCATGCGTACAGCATGTAGTATCCCTCGACGCGCAGCACCCGCCGCAGCATGGCGGCGTACGACTGCCGCTGCTCGGCGGCCAGGCTGTGAAAACACCCGATATCCAGGACAAAATCGAATGGAGCGGCGATGGCGGGACCCTTCGGTGTCCCCAGTCGCAGGACGTCGCCGGTGTGGAACGTCGCGGACACGCCGGCCCGCCGCGCCTTCTGCCGCGCACGCCGGACGGCGAGCCACGCGGCGTCCACTCCCACACTCTGAAATCCATGCCGGGCCAGGTAGATGGCGTTGGTGCCCGTCCCGCACCCGATGTCCAGGGCGCGGCCCGGCGGGACCCGCCCTCCCTCAATCAGATCAACGACCTCCGGCGGCGTGACGCCCGTATCCCAGGGCGCCCTGCCGAGCAGGTAGAAGATGTTCCACAAAAGTTGACGCATAGCTGCTCCGGTATGATGTTCCCGAAGTTCTGCGACAATGTCATTGCGAGGCCCAACGAAGGAGGGCCGTGGCAATCTGGCGGCAGGGTCCACCTCTCATCCAGATTGCTTCGTCCTCCGGCAAGCCGGAGTCCTCGCAATGACAATTTGTAAGCGTATTTCGGAGACAGGGCACAGGCCGCCCGCCTACCGCATCACCTCGCCGCCGTCCACCGAAAACGACTGGCCGGTGATCTGCGCCGCTTCGCCGGACGCGAGGAACGCGACCATCGCCGCGACGTCGTCGGGCGTGGCCACGCGGCCCAGCGGAATCTCCCGCGCCCGCGCCGCGACGCGCCGCGCCTGGTACTCCGCGTAGGTCAGCCCCGCGCGGTCGGCGGCGAGCTTCTCCTCTATCTTGAATCGCCCCGTATTGACCGCGCCCGGGCAGACGGCGTTCACGCGAATGCCGTGGGGCGCGGCCTCCAGCGCCAGCGACTGCGTGAAGCCGATGACCGCGAACTTGGACGCGCTGTACGCCGAGTTCCCCGCCGTCCCCTGCCTGCCCGCGATGGACGAGATGTTCACGATGACGCCGCCGCGCCGCGCGCCCAGCATCCAGCGCATGACCGCGCGGCAGCAGAGGAACGTGCCGCGCGCGTTCACCGCCATCACGTGGTCCCATTCGTTCTCGTCCAGCTCCACCACCGGGGCCGCGTAGTTGCCCACCGCGCGAGCGTTATTCACGAGAATGTCCACACCGCCGAGCTCGCGCACCGCCGACTCGACCAGCCGCTCCACCTGCTCGGTGCGCGTGATGTCGGTGACGACGGGCACCGCACGTCGGCCCAGCGCGCGGACCTCCTCCGCGACGCTCTGGATGCCGCGCCAGCCCGCGCTCACCTCGTCCGGCGGGAGCCGGTCCGGCGGCCGCTCGATGTCGGCGAGGACGACGTGCGCGCCATCCCGCGCCAGCCGCAGAGCGATGGCCCTGCCGATGCCTCCCATGCCGCCGGCCCCCGTGACGATAGCCACCTTGTCCTTCAGGTCGTGCATCGCGTACCCGCCTTTCCTACCCCGTTAC
It contains:
- a CDS encoding CoA transferase produces the protein GHGQHVDISKQEAAMAYMRQEVSDYVATGEVTNRANAASYHRDIAPSKDGYITIHFINDKEWETFVKLMGNPEWTKSDKFKDVPGRKENHREMMRRITEWTRLHTKLDIYASAQALHSPTGVYLTPDELLASPQYAARDFFVDITDPSGRAWRVPRGPCEFSETPFAVRRPAPRLGEHNDDMLCGQLGVSREQLTGLRRTGVV
- a CDS encoding CoA transferase, whose protein sequence is MQGNDLHAHRALSGVRIADFTWLAAGPYGTQLLSFLGAEVIRFETRKRLDSYRRTSSAPGVEGRMRALLFNDVNLNKMSLTVDLSTPEGLALALEVVRISDVVADNFSPGVMQRLGLGYERLRRIRPDIIVISSSACGSAGPEARVVGYAPTFSALAGWGHLMGFPDMPPAEIGRDTDLRVGSAGAFSVLAALHYRESTGRGQFIDLSAREALTCSIGDLLLESQMTGRSPMRQANRKPGMAPHGVYRCKGEDAWVTIAVGSEEEWAALCAATGRPQWRDDPRFRDIYLRCKHQDELDALIGEWTLPRTPAEVTDILQGVGVAAMPCPTNRDLLADRHQRFRGSFSDIQHPELGPITVMGAPWKFSDTPVQPPAPSPLVGQHTDWVLASLLGQRPAEIARLTEANVLY
- a CDS encoding DUF1080 domain-containing protein — its product is MKDNFASDSGFWLYGGSAYRDLQNAYVVLTQPTSRKTVGLVWLKQDVRSDFTVSFRYRIGGGGGADGMVFMFYKKKDYTPGTGGSLGFADANCLAVPGYGIEFDTWKNSGDCGIFDPTPNEVALIKDHPKNHVVSVQDNRTNDNQWHTATVLVQHENIAVSIDGAVVLRWSGPLDKTYGGMGFASGVGDAANWHIIDDVQIVPVGP
- a CDS encoding methyltransferase domain-containing protein; the protein is MRQLLWNIFYLLGRAPWDTGVTPPEVVDLIEGGRVPPGRALDIGCGTGTNAIYLARHGFQSVGVDAAWLAVRRARQKARRAGVSATFHTGDVLRLGTPKGPAIAAPFDFVLDIGCFHSLAAEQRQSYAAMLRRVLRVEGYYMLYAWGPREMNGRPVGLTPDETRVALGDEFRAVWVRGGEERGAASYWYLFQRVRP
- a CDS encoding SDR family NAD(P)-dependent oxidoreductase — its product is MHDLKDKVAIVTGAGGMGGIGRAIALRLARDGAHVVLADIERPPDRLPPDEVSAGWRGIQSVAEEVRALGRRAVPVVTDITRTEQVERLVESAVRELGGVDILVNNARAVGNYAAPVVELDENEWDHVMAVNARGTFLCCRAVMRWMLGARRGGVIVNISSIAGRQGTAGNSAYSASKFAVIGFTQSLALEAAPHGIRVNAVCPGAVNTGRFKIEEKLAADRAGLTYAEYQARRVAARAREIPLGRVATPDDVAAMVAFLASGEAAQITGQSFSVDGGEVMR